A genomic window from Microbacterium sp. H1-D42 includes:
- a CDS encoding hemolysin family protein encodes MEFLMLGVGLLLIVGTGLFVASEFALVNLDRAELEARQARGETRLGMTIRALKITSTHLSSAQLGITLTTLLTGYTMEPAITKLLAPLMEGWGVPDAVAVPVSVTIAMTIATLLSMIIGELVPKNFALALPRATAKVVMPFQTAFTAVFKPAVLLLNGSANGVLRAMGVEPKEELSGSRSAEELSSLVRRSASQGVLEKDTATLLDRSLTFARLTADDIMTPRPSMHSISIGDSADDVIQLARRTGHSRFPVYDDDLDDISGVVHVKAAVSVPREKRADVPVGALSTEPLRVPETVHLDVLVAELRSKGYQMAIVVDEYGGTAGIVTLEDLVEEIVGEVSDEHDRSRAGIVHRVDSITFPGELRPDELLTRTGIQVPEGEVYDTVGGYMMSQLERVPALGDVVRVEHGTLSVVRMDGRRVDRVRYTADPASDETEADR; translated from the coding sequence ATGGAATTCCTGATGTTGGGCGTGGGGCTTCTGCTCATCGTGGGGACGGGGCTCTTCGTCGCCAGCGAGTTCGCACTGGTCAATCTCGACCGCGCCGAGCTCGAAGCACGCCAGGCCCGCGGGGAGACCCGCCTCGGCATGACGATCCGCGCTCTGAAGATCACCTCCACCCACCTCTCTTCCGCGCAGCTGGGCATCACGCTCACGACGCTGCTGACCGGTTACACGATGGAGCCGGCGATCACCAAGCTGCTCGCGCCGCTGATGGAGGGCTGGGGAGTGCCGGACGCCGTCGCCGTCCCCGTCTCGGTGACCATCGCCATGACGATCGCCACGCTGCTGTCGATGATCATCGGCGAGCTCGTGCCGAAGAACTTCGCCCTCGCGCTGCCGAGGGCGACCGCGAAGGTCGTCATGCCGTTCCAGACGGCGTTCACCGCAGTGTTCAAGCCCGCGGTCCTGCTGCTCAACGGCAGTGCCAACGGCGTGCTTCGCGCGATGGGCGTCGAGCCCAAGGAGGAGCTGTCGGGATCGCGCAGCGCAGAGGAGCTGTCCTCGCTGGTGCGCCGCTCGGCGAGTCAGGGTGTGCTCGAGAAGGACACTGCGACGCTGCTGGACCGCAGCCTCACCTTCGCGCGGCTCACGGCCGACGACATCATGACGCCGCGTCCGAGCATGCACTCGATCAGCATCGGAGACTCTGCCGACGACGTCATCCAGCTCGCCCGTCGCACTGGCCACAGCCGGTTCCCTGTCTACGACGACGACCTCGACGACATCTCCGGTGTCGTGCACGTGAAGGCCGCCGTCTCCGTACCGCGTGAGAAGCGCGCTGATGTTCCGGTCGGAGCACTCAGCACCGAGCCGCTGCGCGTGCCTGAGACCGTGCACCTGGACGTGCTGGTCGCCGAGCTGCGCTCGAAGGGCTATCAGATGGCGATCGTCGTCGACGAGTACGGCGGCACCGCTGGAATCGTGACCCTCGAGGACCTCGTCGAGGAGATCGTGGGCGAGGTCTCCGACGAGCACGACCGCTCCCGCGCGGGGATCGTCCACCGCGTCGACTCCATCACCTTCCCCGGTGAGCTACGCCCTGACGAACTGCTGACGCGCACTGGCATCCAGGTCCCGGAGGGCGAGGTCTACGACACCGTCGGCGGCTACATGATGAGCCAGCTCGAGCGGGTGCCTGCCCTCGGCGACGTGGTGCGAGTCGAGCACGGAACCCTCAGCGTGGTGCGGATGGACGGTCGACGCGTCGACCGTGTGCGGTACACCGCCGATCCTGCCTCAGATGAGACGGAGGCTGACCGGTGA
- a CDS encoding GuaB1 family IMP dehydrogenase-related protein, whose protein sequence is MKFSGERPSVDLTYSDVFLVPRRSAVSSRLQVDLSPNDGTPATLPLVASNMNSVTGPRLAATLARRGGLGVLPQDLPLQELDAAIHWVKDQPVRWDTPLVLSPRATVDDALRLLPPTSGHGVVVADRPADGALTQDAILGILPATRLATALPDAALGDLVRGSAHAVDAEEIAEGRAAFDVIDAVDAEMILVLERGRMVGTMSRRTALRTTIYQPAVDAHGRLAVAAAVGINGDVAGMARALASAGVDVLVIDTAHGHQDGMLRALDTVAKLGLGIPLVAGNIVTAEGVHDLVGAGASILKVGVGPGAMCTTRMMTAVGRPQFSAVLETAEAARALGAHVWADGGVRYPRDVALALAAGAASVMVGSWFAGTIEAPGELQHDAEGRMFKESWGMASTKAVHARFERLDAFELARKELFAEGISSSKIYLDPLRPSLEDLLDMISSGVRSSFTYAGAATVPEFHERALVGLQSAAGYEEGKALPVSW, encoded by the coding sequence ATGAAGTTCTCCGGTGAGCGACCCTCGGTGGATCTGACCTACTCCGACGTGTTCCTGGTGCCGCGTCGATCGGCAGTGAGCAGCAGGCTGCAGGTCGACTTGAGCCCGAACGACGGCACCCCGGCGACTCTGCCGCTGGTCGCGTCGAACATGAACTCGGTGACCGGCCCGCGGCTGGCAGCGACCCTGGCGCGGCGCGGAGGCCTTGGCGTGCTGCCGCAGGACCTGCCGCTGCAGGAGCTCGACGCCGCCATCCACTGGGTCAAGGACCAGCCGGTGCGGTGGGACACGCCTCTCGTGCTCTCGCCGCGCGCGACGGTCGACGACGCTCTGCGGCTGCTGCCGCCGACCTCGGGGCACGGGGTCGTCGTCGCGGATCGGCCGGCGGATGGCGCGTTGACACAGGATGCGATCCTCGGCATCCTCCCAGCGACGCGCCTGGCGACGGCACTGCCTGACGCGGCTCTCGGCGACCTGGTGCGCGGAAGCGCGCACGCCGTGGATGCGGAGGAGATCGCGGAGGGGCGGGCGGCGTTCGATGTGATCGATGCAGTGGATGCCGAGATGATCCTCGTACTCGAGCGGGGCCGCATGGTCGGCACCATGAGCCGCCGTACGGCCCTGCGGACGACGATCTACCAGCCGGCCGTCGACGCACACGGCCGGCTCGCGGTCGCGGCGGCCGTCGGCATCAACGGCGATGTGGCTGGAATGGCCCGCGCCCTGGCATCCGCCGGCGTCGATGTGCTCGTGATCGACACGGCACACGGTCACCAGGACGGGATGCTGCGGGCGCTGGACACCGTCGCGAAGCTCGGTCTCGGCATCCCGCTGGTCGCCGGGAACATCGTCACCGCTGAAGGCGTGCACGATCTCGTCGGCGCCGGAGCATCGATCCTCAAGGTCGGCGTCGGGCCAGGGGCGATGTGCACGACGCGAATGATGACCGCAGTCGGTCGCCCCCAGTTCTCGGCCGTGCTCGAGACCGCCGAGGCGGCACGGGCGCTCGGCGCGCACGTCTGGGCTGACGGGGGAGTGCGGTACCCGCGAGACGTCGCCCTTGCGCTCGCCGCCGGTGCCGCGTCCGTGATGGTCGGATCGTGGTTCGCGGGCACAATCGAGGCGCCCGGCGAGCTGCAGCACGACGCAGAAGGCCGCATGTTCAAGGAATCGTGGGGGATGGCATCGACTAAGGCGGTACACGCCAGGTTCGAGCGCCTCGACGCATTCGAGCTCGCACGCAAGGAGCTGTTCGCCGAGGGCATCTCGTCGTCGAAGATCTATCTCGACCCGTTGCGTCCGAGCCTCGAGGACCTGCTCGACATGATCAGCTCCGGTGTGCGCTCGTCGTTCACCTATGCCGGAGCGGCGACAGTCCCCGAGTTCCATGAGCGCGCGCTGGTCGGCCTGCAGTCGGCCGCCGGCTACGAGGAGGGCAAGGCCCTGCCGGTCAGCTGGTAG
- a CDS encoding multifunctional oxoglutarate decarboxylase/oxoglutarate dehydrogenase thiamine pyrophosphate-binding subunit/dihydrolipoyllysine-residue succinyltransferase subunit, with amino-acid sequence MSNQVTGVGGDGGFGANSWLVDEMYEQFKKDRNSVDKEWWPVLENYTPDAATQAAPEQNAHPVTAPIPVIGTQPVARTTAKPAKQAPIPAQAPKPQAKEEAPTEEETITPLRGMPKTLAANMDQSLTVPTATSVRTIPAKLMIDNRIVINNHMSRTRGGKVSFTHLIGWALIQTLKEFPSQNVFYTEVDGKPSVVAPAHVNLGIAVDVPKPDGTRALLVPSIKRADTMTFGEYLAAYEDIIARARGNKLTAADFAGTTVSLTNPGGIGTVHSVPRLMKGQGCIIGAGALNYPAEFQGASERTLTELGIGKTITLTSTYDHRVIQGAGSGEFLKKVHELLIGERGFYDDVFAALRIPYQPIRWNADIAVDLAERVDKQSRVQELINSYRVRGHLMADIDPLEYVQRSHPDLEIESHGLTFWDLDREFVTGGFGGKRVMKLRDILGVLRDSYCRTLGIEYMHIQDPEQRRWFQEKVEIKYVKPGHDEQLRVLRKLNEAEAFETFLQTKFVGQKRFSLEGGESLIPLLDEILQGAATSGLDGAAIGMAHRGRLNVLTNIAGKTYGQVFREFEGSLTPGNQRGSGDVKYHLGTEGTFVADEGQELPVYLAANPSHLETVDGVLEGIVRAKQDRKPIGTFAWLPILVHGDAAFAGQGVVVETLQMSQLRGYRTGGTVHVVVNNQVGFTTLPTDSRTSVYSTDVAKTIQAPIFHVNGDDPEGVIHVAKLAFEYRERFHRDVVIDLVCYRRRGHNEGDDPSMTQPLMTDLIQAKRSVRKLYTDGLVGRGDITEEEYDQAKADFQNRLEIAFAETHAAETGATPIAPDLNPVDDHVGAPEVTGVALEVVHLIGDAHANKPDGFTVHSKLQQQLDKRVTMSREGGIDWGFGELLAFGSLLVEGTPVRLAGQDSRRGTFVQRHAVLHDRANGQEWLPLANLSDSQGRFFVYDSLLSEYAALGFEYGYSVENTEALVLWEAQFGDFANTAQAVIDEYVSSAEQKWGQQSGVVLLLPHGYEGQGPDHSSARIERFLQLCAQDNMYVARPSTPASYFHLLRRQAYERPRKPLIVFTPKAMLRLRGATSAVEDFTQGRFEPVIDDQRGLDRNAVKRVLVHSGKVHWDLRTELDKNPNPEVALVRLEQLYPTPIDELKAITDSYPNAELVWVQEEPENQGAWPFLALEFAEVPGPRQFRAVARPAAASPATGSSKVHAIQQVALLKTALTLD; translated from the coding sequence GTGTCGAACCAGGTGACCGGCGTCGGTGGCGACGGGGGGTTCGGAGCCAACTCGTGGCTCGTGGACGAGATGTACGAGCAGTTCAAGAAGGACCGCAACTCCGTCGACAAGGAGTGGTGGCCGGTCCTCGAGAACTACACGCCGGATGCCGCGACTCAGGCAGCCCCTGAGCAGAACGCGCACCCCGTCACCGCCCCCATCCCCGTGATCGGCACCCAGCCCGTCGCGCGCACGACCGCGAAGCCGGCTAAGCAGGCTCCGATCCCCGCCCAGGCGCCCAAGCCGCAGGCGAAGGAAGAGGCGCCGACCGAAGAGGAGACCATCACTCCCCTTCGCGGAATGCCCAAGACCCTCGCGGCCAACATGGATCAGTCGCTCACAGTCCCCACCGCGACGAGCGTGCGCACCATCCCCGCGAAGCTGATGATCGACAACCGCATCGTCATCAACAACCACATGTCGCGCACGCGCGGCGGCAAGGTGAGCTTCACGCATCTGATCGGCTGGGCTCTGATCCAGACGCTCAAGGAGTTCCCGAGCCAGAACGTGTTCTACACCGAAGTCGACGGCAAGCCGTCGGTCGTCGCACCCGCGCACGTCAACCTCGGCATCGCCGTCGACGTCCCCAAGCCGGACGGCACACGCGCCCTGCTGGTGCCGAGCATCAAGCGCGCCGACACGATGACCTTCGGCGAGTACCTCGCCGCGTATGAGGACATCATCGCCCGCGCCCGCGGCAACAAGCTCACGGCGGCCGACTTCGCCGGCACCACCGTCTCGCTGACCAACCCCGGTGGCATCGGCACCGTGCACTCCGTGCCGCGGCTGATGAAGGGCCAGGGCTGCATCATCGGCGCTGGCGCGCTGAACTACCCGGCCGAGTTCCAGGGAGCCAGCGAGCGCACCCTCACCGAGCTCGGCATCGGCAAGACGATCACCCTCACCAGCACCTACGACCACCGGGTCATCCAGGGCGCTGGCTCCGGCGAGTTCCTCAAGAAGGTGCACGAGCTGCTGATCGGCGAGCGCGGCTTCTACGACGACGTCTTCGCGGCGCTGCGCATCCCCTACCAGCCGATCCGCTGGAACGCCGACATCGCCGTCGACCTCGCCGAGCGCGTCGACAAGCAGTCCCGTGTGCAGGAGCTCATCAACTCCTACCGCGTGCGCGGCCACCTGATGGCTGACATCGACCCGCTGGAGTACGTGCAGCGCTCGCACCCCGACCTCGAGATCGAGAGCCACGGACTGACGTTCTGGGACCTCGATCGCGAGTTCGTCACCGGCGGCTTCGGCGGCAAGCGCGTGATGAAGCTGCGCGACATCCTCGGCGTGCTGCGCGACTCGTACTGCCGCACGCTCGGCATCGAGTACATGCACATCCAGGACCCCGAGCAGCGGCGCTGGTTCCAGGAGAAGGTCGAGATCAAGTACGTCAAGCCCGGCCACGACGAGCAGCTGCGTGTTCTTCGCAAACTCAACGAGGCGGAGGCGTTCGAGACCTTCCTGCAGACGAAGTTCGTCGGCCAGAAGCGCTTCTCACTCGAAGGCGGCGAATCACTGATCCCGCTGCTCGACGAGATCCTGCAGGGCGCCGCCACATCAGGGCTCGACGGCGCGGCCATCGGCATGGCGCACCGCGGCCGCCTGAACGTGCTCACCAACATCGCCGGCAAGACCTACGGCCAGGTGTTCCGCGAGTTCGAGGGGTCGCTCACCCCCGGTAACCAGCGCGGCTCCGGCGACGTGAAGTACCACCTCGGCACCGAGGGCACCTTCGTCGCCGATGAGGGCCAGGAGCTTCCGGTCTATCTGGCCGCCAACCCGTCTCACCTCGAGACGGTCGACGGCGTGCTCGAGGGCATCGTCCGTGCCAAGCAGGACCGCAAGCCGATCGGCACCTTCGCGTGGCTGCCGATCCTGGTGCACGGCGATGCGGCGTTCGCCGGCCAGGGTGTCGTCGTCGAGACGCTGCAGATGTCGCAGCTGCGCGGCTACCGCACCGGTGGCACCGTGCACGTCGTGGTGAACAACCAGGTGGGCTTCACCACGCTGCCGACCGACTCGCGCACCTCGGTGTACTCCACCGACGTCGCGAAGACCATCCAGGCACCGATCTTCCACGTGAACGGCGATGACCCCGAGGGAGTCATCCACGTCGCCAAGCTCGCGTTCGAGTACCGCGAGCGCTTCCACCGCGACGTCGTGATCGATCTGGTCTGCTACCGCCGTCGTGGTCACAACGAGGGCGATGACCCGTCGATGACCCAGCCGCTGATGACCGACCTGATCCAGGCGAAGCGCTCGGTGCGCAAGCTGTACACCGACGGCCTCGTCGGCCGCGGCGACATCACCGAAGAAGAGTACGATCAGGCCAAGGCCGACTTCCAGAACCGCCTGGAGATCGCCTTCGCCGAGACGCACGCGGCCGAGACCGGCGCGACTCCGATCGCCCCTGACCTGAACCCGGTCGACGACCACGTCGGCGCCCCTGAGGTCACCGGTGTGGCGCTGGAGGTCGTGCACCTCATCGGCGACGCACACGCCAACAAGCCGGACGGCTTCACGGTGCACTCGAAGCTGCAGCAGCAACTCGACAAGCGCGTCACCATGAGTCGCGAAGGCGGCATCGACTGGGGCTTCGGCGAGTTGCTCGCTTTCGGCTCACTGCTGGTCGAAGGCACTCCAGTGCGACTGGCAGGGCAGGACTCGCGTCGCGGCACCTTCGTGCAGCGGCACGCCGTGCTGCACGACCGCGCCAACGGCCAGGAATGGCTGCCGCTGGCGAACCTGTCCGACAGCCAGGGCCGGTTCTTCGTCTACGACTCGCTGCTCAGCGAGTACGCCGCGCTCGGGTTCGAGTACGGCTACTCGGTCGAGAACACCGAGGCTCTTGTGCTGTGGGAGGCGCAGTTCGGCGACTTCGCCAACACCGCGCAGGCCGTCATCGACGAGTACGTGTCCTCCGCTGAGCAGAAGTGGGGCCAGCAGTCCGGTGTCGTCCTGCTGCTGCCGCACGGCTACGAGGGCCAGGGACCTGACCACTCGTCGGCGCGCATCGAGCGTTTCCTGCAGCTGTGCGCACAGGACAACATGTATGTGGCGCGTCCGTCGACCCCGGCATCGTACTTCCACCTGCTGCGCCGTCAGGCGTACGAGCGTCCACGCAAGCCGCTGATCGTCTTCACGCCGAAGGCGATGCTGCGCCTGCGGGGTGCGACCAGTGCAGTCGAGGACTTCACGCAGGGTCGCTTCGAGCCGGTGATCGACGACCAGCGCGGCCTCGACCGCAACGCGGTCAAGCGCGTGCTCGTGCACTCCGGCAAGGTCCACTGGGATCTGCGCACCGAGCTGGACAAGAACCCGAACCCCGAGGTCGCCCTGGTGCGGTTGGAACAGCTGTACCCGACGCCGATCGACGAGCTCAAGGCGATCACGGACTCGTACCCGAACGCCGAGCTGGTGTGGGTGCAGGAAGAGCCCGAGAACCAGGGCGCCTGGCCGTTCCTGGCACTCGAGTTCGCCGAGGTGCCAGGGCCGCGTCAGTTCCGCGCCGTGGCGCGTCCTGCCGCCGCCTCGCCGGCGACCGGCTCCTCCAAGGTGCACGCCATCCAGCAGGTCGCCCTGCTCAAGACGGCGCTCACGCTGGACTGA
- a CDS encoding GNAT family N-acetyltransferase has translation MTAPEETIVPVDPDSQRRLRESGLDYRIADMTVDADADGFMRADARGFLDDEPTDAGVAQMRETMRLRRNIGVYDSAAGTLPVATVNSWVTPMTVPDGEIDMWAISSVTVSGTHRRRGIARALLEGELRAAASAGIPLAGLTVSEATIYGRYGFAPAVPAARLTIDTARAGWVGAPVPGRIAYVDKQTLAEDLEALHEQSRPARSGQVAAWPGRWQRMAGLAEGDKQAAAVRGIRYLDAEGVVRGAIAYTLSEIPGAFRSELSIRTLQATTDEALRALWQFVVQHDLVDRASVDLRPVDDPLTWLVADQRAVKTEVHDHGWLRVLDVSAALQARSYRAPLDVVLRVEDPLGFADGTWRVHIGSDGRADVQASEDPADVRLSVAELSAIYVGGVRATQLAAAGRIHGDGQVISAIDDAFRSDPAPLLGIWY, from the coding sequence CCATCGTTCCCGTCGACCCCGACTCGCAGCGCCGTCTGCGCGAGAGCGGTCTGGACTACCGCATCGCCGACATGACGGTCGATGCGGATGCCGACGGATTCATGCGCGCCGATGCCAGGGGCTTCCTCGACGACGAGCCGACGGATGCCGGTGTCGCGCAGATGCGCGAGACCATGCGGCTGCGCCGCAACATCGGCGTCTACGACTCCGCAGCCGGCACGCTTCCGGTCGCGACGGTCAACTCCTGGGTCACCCCGATGACCGTGCCCGATGGCGAGATCGACATGTGGGCCATCAGCTCGGTGACCGTCTCCGGCACCCACCGTCGCCGCGGCATCGCGCGGGCGCTGCTGGAGGGCGAGCTGCGCGCCGCAGCATCCGCCGGCATCCCCCTCGCCGGGCTCACCGTCTCGGAGGCGACCATCTACGGCCGATACGGCTTCGCCCCGGCCGTTCCCGCAGCGCGACTGACGATCGACACGGCGCGCGCCGGCTGGGTCGGCGCGCCGGTGCCAGGACGCATCGCGTATGTCGACAAGCAGACTCTCGCCGAAGATCTCGAGGCCCTGCACGAGCAGTCGCGCCCGGCGCGATCGGGACAGGTGGCCGCGTGGCCAGGGCGCTGGCAGCGCATGGCCGGTCTCGCCGAAGGCGACAAGCAGGCTGCCGCTGTGCGTGGCATCCGATACCTCGACGCCGAGGGCGTCGTGCGCGGGGCGATCGCGTACACGCTCTCGGAGATCCCAGGGGCTTTCCGGTCCGAGCTGAGCATCCGCACCCTGCAGGCGACGACGGACGAGGCGCTGCGCGCCCTCTGGCAGTTCGTGGTGCAGCATGACCTCGTCGACCGCGCCAGCGTCGACCTGCGCCCGGTGGACGATCCGCTGACGTGGCTGGTCGCCGATCAGCGGGCGGTGAAGACCGAGGTGCACGACCACGGGTGGCTGCGAGTGCTCGACGTGTCGGCGGCGCTGCAGGCGCGCAGCTACCGCGCACCTCTCGATGTCGTACTCCGCGTCGAGGACCCACTCGGCTTCGCAGACGGCACCTGGCGGGTGCACATCGGCTCCGATGGCCGTGCGGATGTGCAGGCGAGTGAGGACCCGGCCGATGTGCGACTGAGCGTGGCCGAGCTGTCGGCGATCTACGTCGGGGGAGTGCGCGCTACCCAGCTCGCCGCTGCGGGACGCATCCACGGCGACGGACAGGTCATCTCCGCGATCGACGATGCCTTCCGCTCGGATCCGGCACCGCTGCTGGGCATCTGGTACTGA